One stretch of bacterium DNA includes these proteins:
- a CDS encoding DUF11 domain-containing protein codes for MKKPWTLISLTFLWLVSAQAAAQTVAIMGAPATPEWNDEVQSKLQGTGLFDAVDVFNIEDATPTLDEMNGYCGILAYTDTGPLDSVAFGDNLADYVDGGGGVVAAVFAVADVPWTGRFDADNYWVIDPANEGGGGQATLGTIFVPDHPILAGVTSFDGGESSYRPDDGLHPEAVRIADWSGGTDPLVATRLINGVRRADLGFFPPSTDSRDDFWVASTDGALLMANALLWVCAGSVDLSLTKSASPSPATVGTNLVYTLAVTNRGPGDATGVQLIDTLPDSVSFVSASPEGLCSGAGSTVTCDLGDLAANASTNVTLTVLPNSSGIVTNTASVTADQDEDNPDDNTATVETTVNPAPLNPEISGGGCSLAVRR; via the coding sequence ATGAAAAAACCTTGGACATTGATCAGTCTGACCTTCCTTTGGCTCGTCTCGGCTCAGGCCGCGGCGCAAACCGTGGCGATCATGGGGGCGCCGGCGACTCCGGAATGGAACGACGAGGTCCAATCCAAGCTTCAAGGAACCGGCCTCTTCGATGCCGTCGATGTCTTCAATATCGAGGACGCGACTCCGACCCTCGACGAAATGAATGGCTATTGTGGAATTCTGGCCTACACCGACACCGGTCCCCTCGATTCGGTCGCCTTTGGCGACAACCTCGCCGATTACGTCGATGGCGGCGGCGGAGTCGTGGCCGCCGTCTTCGCGGTCGCCGATGTTCCCTGGACCGGGCGCTTCGATGCCGACAATTATTGGGTCATCGATCCCGCCAACGAGGGCGGCGGCGGCCAGGCGACTTTGGGAACCATCTTCGTCCCCGATCATCCGATCCTGGCCGGCGTGACCAGCTTCGACGGCGGGGAGTCCAGCTATCGGCCCGATGACGGGCTTCATCCCGAGGCCGTCCGCATCGCTGATTGGAGCGGCGGCACCGATCCCTTGGTTGCCACCCGCTTGATCAACGGGGTGCGCCGGGCCGACCTCGGATTTTTCCCCCCTTCGACCGATTCGCGCGACGACTTCTGGGTGGCGAGCACCGACGGCGCCTTGCTGATGGCCAACGCCTTGCTTTGGGTTTGCGCCGGCTCGGTCGACTTGTCTTTGACGAAATCGGCCTCGCCCAGCCCGGCCACGGTGGGAACGAACCTGGTTTATACCTTGGCGGTGACCAATCGGGGGCCGGGCGACGCGACCGGAGTGCAGCTAATCGATACCTTGCCCGACTCGGTGAGCTTCGTTTCGGCGAGTCCCGAGGGCCTCTGCTCCGGCGCCGGCTCGACCGTCACCTGCGATTTGGGGGATTTGGCCGCCAACGCCTCGACCAACGTCACTTTGACGGTCTTGCCCAATTCCAGCGGCATCGTCACCAACACCGCCTCGGTGACGGCCGACCAAGACGAGGACAATCCCGACGATAACACCGCGACGGTGGAAACGACCGTGAACCCGGCCCCGCTCAATCCCGAGATTTCCGGCGGGGGCTGCTCGCTGGCGGTTCGCCGTTAA
- the polA gene encoding DNA polymerase I codes for MSENPALYIVDGSSYIFRAYFAIRHLSNSKGLPTNAIYGFTQMLLKLIKDEKPEYLLMVFDSKEPSFRKNDYAEYKANREVPPDDLAPQFDYIKKVVEVLNIPQIEIPGYEADDIIATVAKKIIPKEQPVVIVTGDKDLMQLVNGHIVLLDTMKDKRIDEAGVLEKFGVRPDQVIDVLGLMGDSSDNIPGVPGVGPKTASQWIQKYGNLEGVYEHLGEIPGKKGQDLQTYRDQAFLSRKLATLHEDVPFKLVFEDLRCRDPNSEECRKLFSELEFHALAKEYGGSGAPAPAKAAGLSTEGYRLVSQAAELEKFLERIQSAKSFAFDTETDSLDPLKAKLVGLSFALAPGEAYYLALGHAGAESQLPLEPTLEQLKPLLEDAAIPKVAQHFKYDAQVLLSYGIHVRGLEFDTMLASYLLDPSQSPKLDNLASRYLDHKMIAFEDVVPKGQNFSQVGLKEASAYSCEDADVTWRMAELFRGKLESEGLLKLCREIEIPLTLVLGRMERQGIKLDLDFLRNLQTEFGDRIQRQEVKIHELAGGPFNIQSPKQLGAVLFEKLGLPVQRKTKTGYSTDVEVLSELAKLHELPKEILEYRSLTKLKSTYVDNLLAIADPATHRVHTNFNQTIAETGRLSSADPNLQNIPIRSEDGAKIRRAFIADTGFRLMSADYSQIELRVLAELSGDSALRHAFAEDLDVHRMTASSIYGVPEAQVTPAMRGAGKTVNFAVVYGQGPFGLSAQLGVTQQEAKRYIDQYFAKYSGVRDYKEKVLAGAREKKEVRTLMGRRRFVPEIEGRNTIARNLAERIAFNTVIQGTAADIIKKAMVDIAAEMDRKGLGSRLLLQVHDELIFEVKAEEIDAMRDLVRQGMEQAVPFQVPLKVEIGVGANWAEAH; via the coding sequence ATGTCCGAAAACCCGGCTTTATACATAGTTGACGGCTCGTCCTACATTTTCCGCGCTTACTTCGCGATCCGCCACCTGAGCAATTCCAAGGGGCTCCCGACCAACGCGATCTACGGTTTCACCCAGATGCTGCTCAAGCTGATCAAGGACGAGAAGCCCGAATATCTCCTGATGGTCTTCGACTCCAAGGAGCCCAGCTTCCGCAAGAACGACTACGCCGAGTACAAGGCCAACCGCGAGGTCCCGCCCGACGATTTGGCCCCTCAATTCGACTACATCAAGAAAGTCGTCGAGGTGCTCAACATTCCCCAGATCGAGATCCCGGGCTATGAGGCCGATGACATCATCGCGACGGTGGCCAAGAAGATCATCCCCAAGGAGCAGCCGGTCGTCATCGTGACCGGCGACAAGGATTTGATGCAGCTGGTGAACGGCCACATCGTCCTGCTCGACACGATGAAGGACAAGCGGATCGATGAAGCCGGGGTTTTGGAGAAGTTCGGCGTGCGGCCCGATCAAGTGATCGACGTCCTGGGGCTGATGGGCGATTCCAGCGACAACATTCCCGGAGTCCCCGGCGTCGGCCCCAAAACGGCCAGCCAATGGATTCAAAAGTACGGGAATTTGGAAGGGGTCTACGAGCATCTCGGCGAGATTCCGGGCAAGAAAGGGCAGGACCTCCAGACTTACCGGGACCAGGCCTTTCTTTCGCGAAAATTGGCGACTCTCCACGAGGACGTTCCCTTTAAGCTGGTCTTCGAGGATCTGCGCTGCCGGGATCCGAATTCCGAGGAATGTCGAAAGCTGTTCAGCGAGCTGGAATTCCACGCCTTGGCCAAGGAATACGGAGGCTCCGGGGCCCCGGCGCCGGCCAAGGCGGCCGGCCTTTCCACCGAAGGTTACCGCTTGGTCAGCCAGGCCGCCGAGCTCGAAAAGTTTCTGGAGCGGATCCAGTCCGCCAAATCCTTCGCCTTCGACACCGAGACCGATTCGTTGGACCCGCTCAAGGCCAAATTAGTGGGGCTTTCTTTCGCCTTGGCGCCGGGCGAAGCCTATTATCTGGCGCTGGGCCATGCCGGAGCCGAGAGCCAATTGCCGTTGGAGCCGACCTTGGAGCAGCTCAAGCCCCTGCTCGAGGATGCCGCGATTCCAAAGGTCGCTCAGCATTTCAAATACGATGCCCAAGTTCTGTTGAGCTATGGGATCCATGTCCGGGGCCTGGAGTTCGACACGATGTTGGCGTCCTACCTCCTGGACCCTTCGCAAAGCCCCAAGCTCGATAACTTGGCCAGCCGCTATCTCGATCACAAGATGATCGCCTTCGAGGACGTGGTGCCCAAGGGCCAAAACTTCTCGCAGGTCGGGCTGAAGGAAGCCAGCGCCTACAGCTGTGAAGATGCCGACGTGACTTGGCGGATGGCCGAGCTCTTTCGCGGGAAATTGGAATCGGAAGGCCTACTCAAGCTCTGCCGGGAAATCGAAATTCCCCTGACTTTGGTCCTGGGCCGGATGGAGCGCCAAGGCATCAAGCTCGATTTGGACTTCCTGAGGAATCTCCAAACCGAGTTCGGCGACCGGATTCAGCGGCAAGAGGTCAAGATCCATGAGCTGGCCGGCGGGCCTTTCAACATTCAGTCGCCCAAGCAGCTCGGCGCCGTCCTGTTCGAGAAGCTGGGCTTGCCGGTCCAACGGAAGACCAAGACCGGCTATTCGACCGACGTCGAGGTGCTCTCGGAGTTGGCCAAGCTCCACGAGCTTCCGAAGGAAATCTTGGAATATCGATCCTTGACCAAGCTGAAGTCGACCTACGTCGACAACTTGCTCGCCATCGCCGATCCGGCGACCCACCGGGTCCACACCAATTTCAACCAGACCATCGCCGAGACCGGCCGCCTGTCCAGCGCCGATCCCAACCTCCAAAATATCCCGATCCGCAGCGAGGACGGAGCCAAGATTCGCCGGGCTTTCATCGCCGACACCGGATTTCGCTTGATGAGCGCCGATTACTCGCAGATCGAGCTCCGGGTCTTGGCCGAGCTGTCGGGCGACTCGGCCCTGCGCCATGCCTTCGCCGAGGACTTGGACGTCCACCGGATGACGGCTTCCAGCATTTACGGCGTGCCCGAAGCCCAGGTGACGCCGGCCATGCGCGGCGCCGGCAAGACGGTCAATTTCGCCGTGGTCTACGGCCAGGGCCCCTTCGGTCTTTCGGCCCAACTTGGGGTCACCCAACAAGAAGCGAAGCGATACATTGACCAATACTTCGCCAAGTATTCGGGAGTCCGCGATTATAAGGAAAAGGTCTTGGCCGGTGCCCGCGAGAAGAAGGAAGTCCGCACCCTGATGGGGCGCCGCCGCTTCGTGCCCGAGATCGAAGGCCGCAACACCATCGCCCGCAACCTGGCCGAGCGGATCGCCTTCAACACCGTCATCCAGGGAACCGCCGCCGACATCATCAAGAAGGCGATGGTCGACATCGCGGCCGAGATGGACCGAAAGGGCCTCGGCTCGCGCTTGCTGCTGCAAGTCCACGACGAGCTGATCTTCGAAGTGAAGGCCGAGGAGATCGACGCGATGCGCGACTTGGTCCGGCAAGGCATGGAGCAGGCGGTTCCCTTCCAAGTGCCGCTCAAGGTCGAGATCGGGGTCGGCGCGAATTGGGCCGAGGCCCATTAA